In one Macaca fascicularis isolate 582-1 chromosome 6, T2T-MFA8v1.1 genomic region, the following are encoded:
- the IL5 gene encoding interleukin-5, whose protein sequence is MLLHLSLLALGAAYMYAIPTEIPTSALVKETLALLSTHRTLLIGNETLRIPVPVHKHHQLCTEEIFQGIGTLESQTVQGGTVERLFKNLSLIKKYIDGQKKKCGEERRRVNQFLDYLQEFLGVMNTEWIIES, encoded by the exons ATGCTTCTACATTTGAGTTTGCTAGCTCTTGGAGCTGCTTACATGTATGCCATCCCCACAGAAATTCCCACAAGTGCATTGGTGAAAGAGACCTTGGCACTGCTTTCTACTCATCGAACTCTGCTGATAGGCAATGAG acTCTGAGGATTCCTGTTCCTGTACATAAACAT CACCAACTGTGCACTGAAGAAATCTTTCAGGGAATAGGCACACTGGAGAGTCAAACTGTGCAAGGGGGTACTGTGGAAAGACTATTCAAAAACTTGtctttaataaagaaatacattgaCGGCCAAAAA AAGAAATGTGGAGAAGAAAGACGGAGAGTAAACCAATTCCTAGACTACCTGCAAGAGTTTCTTGGTGTAATGAACACCGAGTGGATAATAGAAAGTTGA